CAGCTTTGAGTTTTCCTGCTTTTTCCAGCTCCGCCAACTTTAGATGGGCCGCATTTGGCTTTGCTTTAGGAAATAACATTTTCTGCCGATAAAACTTAAAAAACTCCTGCGGATGACCCATAAAAAAAGTATGGGATAAAATCGTTTCCGGAGGATAATCATATTCTTTATTATATAATCCGTCTTCACTTCGAAAATCAGGAATGCCACTTTCCGTGGACACACCAGCACCTCCAAAGAAAACGATATTATCAGAGTCACTGATGATCTTTTGCAATTGCTTTACTGACATTTTGTCTCCTTTCCAGATGACATACGGGATTGTATATTTATTATCGCGTATTGGTCCTTAAAAGAAAAGAGACTAATTGGACCTGTTGCATTGTGTTTTATCCTTGTTGCCATTTTTCGTCCAAATTTCGCACACAAACTGCAACAATTTTTATAGAAAACTGCAGATTATTGCTTTAATCCAAAATAGTTGCACTATTTCTTAAAAATAGGCCCCATGATTCATTTATCATGGGGCCTGCAGCAAGTCTGGTAAATAGTTTTTTACTTAATACGTAACATATGATGCGTAATAGCCATTAATATAAATCGCATTGTCTCCCATCGGATTACAGTCAATATACATGGTCTGACCACCGCCATAAACAGTCCCAATAGTTCCGTTAGTTCCAGATTCTATACTAAATGTATAAGACCCTTCATATCCATAAGCACCCCCATCACCAGCATAGAAATAACCATCATAAAAATCATAATAGATCAGATACCCACTTCCATCATCGACTACCCAGGTCCCTCTGATATTATCTTCGAAGATCGCCCGCTCCGATGCGGTCGTATCAACTACCGGCGTTTCAACAACTGGTGTCTGCACTGCCGCAATCACATATTCTGCCGTTTTAACCTCACTTTTATTGCCGCTTTCATCAATGGCAATACTGCGTAGCGTTGTATTGGATGAAATGATCACGGGTGACTCATATTTAATCGATTGTTCACTCGGGGTTGACCCGTCAATGGAATAATAAAGAGAAATGTTTTGTCCCTCAGGTTTATTGATCACCACTGTCTGTTCTCCGGTATAGGTCCCCCCGGCAGTGAATATGTCGGTAATTGAAGTACTACTGCAGAGGTTTCACTCTCTTGCTCATCCTTAGTCTCAGGATTAGTCATAAAACCTTCGGTCAACCGTAATGCCACCAGAATCCCTACCCCAATCAAAATTAGCGCACCAACTATTGAAACAACAATAATCAGTGCTTTATTGGAATTCCCCGATGGTTTCTCATTTGTAACCGGAACATTTTCCTGATGCACTGGTTGACTATTTTCTGCATTTCCATTTTCTTCATTAAATTTATATCCACACTGTGTACAAAAGTGTGCATCTGACTCAACTTCATTTTGACAATTTGGACAAATTCTCCCCATTTTCATTCCCTCACTCTCTTTGTCTATCAGTTTCCAGCCATTATTCATACTGAACTTCCGGCACACTAATTTTTACCCTTTTTTTAGTATTTATATCAGAAATATTGACGATTAATAAAGCTAAATCCGCCTACCCTGATTTTTCCGTCTAACTGAAAATGTCACCGAATTAAGCGCTGCAATTTCTTTTGCAACCTGCTTGGCCTCTTCCTCCCTGTTTTTCGGAACTGGAATCCTACAAGTCTGTGGCTGAGGTCCGGTTCGCTGAAAAACGACAAACTCTACAATGATCAGAGGACTCTCATCTTCTGAATCCGCAAGAATAACTTCACTGATTTCCGTCATAGGCGCTACCCATTGGATGTATTGCCCCATAACCCAGGCACTTTTTGAGCTGATGTATACTTCAGCAAGAGACTTCTTCATTTTTCTGTATCCTGCAGTCGGGGCCAAAAAAGCTGCAAGTGCAACAATAGCAAAGACACCTAACATAATGAGAAAAAAGAATAGCGCATCTTCCCCGTCATCAAAGCCAAAAATCAGGAATAAGGCAGTAATCACAACAAAAAAGAAGGTCATAATCCCAAAGAGACTTTTATTGTTGGCTTTACGGTCCTGATATTCTTCCTTAATTTTCTTCTGATGTTCATCGCCATCGAATATCCAGTGAGCAAGCACCTCTTCGCCAGCAAACATCTTATTAAGCAGTTTGTACTGTCCATAAAATACAAATATCAAAATAAAGAATGTCAGAAAAACCAACAACCCCACTAAAATCATCCAATAGAAATCATAATCATCCAGCATAATTCCAGATACAATCATTAATCCACCTGCTACTGTCATTATCACTGCAAACAGCAACCATCTGGCCGCATTATTTACCGGCATTTTATCCTCCTTTTTATTTTAAAGCGCATCAGGTCAGCAGCTTTTCTGACTGGAGTTCTTATCAAACTCAATCTTTTTCAGAAATGCAAGCGCATCCATTTCAGACAAAGGCTTACTGACAAGATAGCCCTGGATCATATCACAGCCAAATTTTTTTAAAAGCTCACGCTGAGTCTCATATTCAACCCCTTCGGCTACTACATGATGTCTCTGTTTATGGGCCATTGAAATAATTTCAGCGATTATTACTTTTTCAGGGGGGGAAGTCATCAGTTTATCAACAAAAGACTTATCGATTTTTAGATAATTTACATTTAGATCCTGTTCTCTTGAAAGTGTTGAGTATCCGGTTCCAAAATCATCAATTGAAATTTTAAAACCAGCTTCCATTAATGCCATTAGGATCTTATTCATCGCGTTAAAGTCGGATTCAAAAAAAGATTCAGTAATCTCTATAGTAATCATTTGGGGATTTATTTCCATTTCTTCTACCAGCTTAAACAGGCCTTTTATAAAACCCTTCTCTCTAAACTGAATAATTGAAACATTAACTCCAATTCGAAGCTCCGTATACCCCTGCGCTTCGATAATTTTTAAAAAACGAAAAGCCATCTCAAAAATCTTATAACCAAGGGGCACAATAAGCTTGGTTTTCTCGGAAATCGGAATAAAGTCGAGAGGGGCTACCCTTCCCAAATTTAGGCTGTTCATCCTGGCTAAGGACTCAAAACCGCAAACCTGTCCTGTTTCGAGATCAAGTATCGGCTGAAAATCAAGACTGAATTCCGCATGCAAATCTTTATTGATAATCCGGTTTAGGGTTCTTTCAATCTCCTTTTCACGTTCAATCTGCTTTTCCACCTGGTCATCATAAAATCGGATCGCAAATTCCTGAAGCCGTACTGCATTTTCTGAGGTAATTAAAAGATTTTTTAGAAGCCGTTCTGTATTCCAGCGCTTATCATCATTTATTTCAATAATCCCAATTCCACCGCCAAGTCTTTCTGAAATCAAAAAGGCTTTTAGATCTTCGGCAATTTTTTCACAAAAGCGCAGAAGCTCCTGCTTGTCCCTGTACCCCCTGACATAAAAAGCAAAACGATCAACATAGGTACTAAAGAGTAAATAGTTATCGGAAGAAAAAGGTTTAAGTATCTCCGCCACCTGCTTAATTAAATCCAGTGTATAGTGATGACCATAAACCACTGACAGAGACTGTACAGTATTTAGGTTAATGCTGATCACTGCCCGCTTTTCCTGATGTGACTCATGCCAATCATTCTCCAGCAAAGCTTCGAGAGCTGCCCTGTTATAAAGACCGGTATTGATATCATGCTCATAGTTGTATTTCAGTTTGTTTTCAACAACTTTACGCTCAGAGATATCAATCACAATACCTTCAAAAGCATAAGCTTCATCCTGATCATTAAAAATTGCTTCCCCGACCTCAAGGACCCATTTCCTCTTCCCGGATGCGGTTAAAATTTCGTACTCAAATTTAAATGAAATATGCTCCTGTGCACAGCGAACACATTCATTCCAGACAGGTTCCCGGTACTCTGGAGCAATAATCTCATTATAGGTAACATCCCGATTATTTAAAAGACTTTCAACCGGATAACCAGTCAGCTTCAGGCAACCTTGCGATACAAAACGCATGGTCCAATCGGGAACAAAATCGCAACGATATGCCAATCCTGGCAGATGTGACAACAGCACTGATTTACTTCGTTCACTCTCGGCCAAGGCATTTTCTGCCTCTTTTCTTTTAGTAATATCCTGTGCCAGGCAAACATACCGTCTCCCGCTTTCTCCCAGTACATTCAAAGACGCTACCACCATAAAAACCCAGACAATCGAGCCGTCTGGTCTAAAGTAACGTTTTTCCATAGAATAGCGTTCGGTTTGACCGGCAGATAGGAGGCGGAAATTCTCCTGTTCTTCTTGCCGATCATCTGGATGGGTAATTTTCTTCCAGTCCACTTGTCTGGCTTCCTTAACAACTCTGCCGATAATCTGCTCAAACATCGGATTCATAATATCAAAAACCGGCAGTGCAATTTCCTTTTCCATCTGATTGCTGTCTGAAATCGCCACCCCAATTGGTGACTGTTCAAACATGATATCAAAAGTCAATCCCTGATTATAAACACGCTCTTCCAGAGTTTTTTGGATTTCAAGTAGCTGAACGTGGATGTCTATCCTGACGCGGAGGGTTTCAGGATGGATGGGCTTACGAATATAGTCTACTGCCCCTAGTTTTAAACCAGCCAGTTCATTTTCGATCTCATCAAAACTGGACAGAATAATAACCCGCATATCTTTATATCGCGGATTTGATTTCATTGATTTAAGCATCTGAAATCCGTCCATTACCGGCATATTCAGATCCAAAATAATTAATCTGATTTCGTCATCTTCAAATAATTTTTGCAGTCCATCCAGGCCATCAGCAGCCATAACAAGCTGATAATCACTTAAAATATTTTGTATCAAATAGCGATCTGTTGCAGAATCATCAACTGCCAGTATTTTCATCCTTGTTCTCCTCGGAGCCTATCAGCTGGTTTCAGATAAGCTATTATTTAATATCTTCTTCGGCGGTTTCTGGGGAAATCTAAAAACAGGTCTTTAATTATCCATAATTATGTATTTTTTAGTTATACCCATTTTAACAAATATTATTAGTTTACAAAAGAGAATTATGTTTTTATTTGAATCTACAAGTTTTAGAAAATTTATTTGTTACTCCTCTTTTTAGAATTCTCTGTATAAATATCCTTGCGAGCATGAAAGCCCCATGAAAATCAACCATTAGTTAACAAATTCCATTAAAATCGATTGCTACTCCATTGTTAAATATCCATAAAGGTCTTATAATCAAAGCGAGGTGATGAAATGAACGCATTAAACATCGGTAAAAATATTTTAGATAAACGTCGTAAAAGAGGTATTACCCAGGAAGAACTGGCACATTTTCTTGGTGTTTCAAAAGCTTCCGTTTCAAAATGGGAAACCCAGCAGAGTTATCCTGATATCCTGCTGCTGCCAGAACTCAGCGCTTTTTTTAATATCAGCATTGACGAATTGCTAGGTTATGCGCCGCAAATGACTAGCCAGGATATTAAAAAAGCCTATCGTCAACTGGCTGAAGACTTTGCTGTCAAACCTTTTGAAGTTGTTTATGCAAGCTGTCAAAAGCTGATCAAAGAGTATTACTCCTGCTTTCCCTTATTAAATGAAATGGCCCTTTTGCTCATTAATCATCATATGCTGATTGAAGATGCCGAGAAAAGAAAAGCAATTTTGAATGAAGCTGTAAACTTGTGTCAACGGGTAAAAACTGAATCTGATGACCTGCAGCACATGAAGGAAGCAATTAATCTGGAAGCCACTGCCTATCTGATGCTGTCCGAGCCCCATGCCGTACTTGATCTGCTCGGCGAAACCGTTTCTTTGCTTCCGCTGGATACTGAGATGATTTCAAAGGCCTATGAACTGCTTGGCAATATTCCCAAAGCTAAAGAAATCCTCCAGATCAGTATGTATCAGCACCTGATTATTCTGGTTGGTACCGCGCCCTCCTATTTGATGATGCATACAGATGAGCCGGAAAAATTTGAAGAAATCCTTAGTCGTACCCTGGACCTTTCTAAGATTTATAATCTGGAATCTCTCCATCCCAATACCATGGCCCAGGTTTATTACACCGCTGCCCATCATTACGCTGTGCATCAAAAAAAGGAGCTTTCGCTCAAGATGCTAGCGGCTTACGCCAGTGTATGTCAGTCCAACTTTTTCCCCTTTTCAATCCATGGTGATGACTATTTCGATCAGATTGACGGCTGGTTTGAAGAGTTGAAAATTTCTACCAGCGCACCAAGAAGTGATGCTGTAATCATCGACAGTATGGTTGAATCCCTCTTGCATAACCCGGCTTTTGAACCACTTAAAAACGAAAAAGAATTTAAAAAAATTGTTTTACAGTTTAAAAATCTGAAAGGAGAAAAGAAATGAAACGTATTTATATTTTCCTGGGCATCTGCTTTGCCCTGACCTGGTCTCTGGAATTCTTTATGATGGCTAATGGAGGGCTATCTTCCACCTTTGGACTGCTGATGCTCTCAGCCGTCATGTTAATTCCTGCTATTTCGACCATCCTAACCCGACTTATTACCAAAGAAGGCTTTAAAAATTTTGGTATAAGACCTCATCTTAAAGGAAATGTCCGCTGGTATCTGTCAGCCTGGTTTCTGCCCTCAATTCTCATCGGTTTAGGTGCCATCCTCTACTTCCTGATTTTTCCTGAGCATTTTGACCCGACCATGAGTCAGATGGTCAGTCAGTATGAAGCCCAGGGAGTCGCTTTACCGGAAGGCTCAATGACAGCACTCTTTATTTCCCAGCTGGCGATGGGGTTACTGCTCGGACCAGCCCTTAATATCATAACCACTTCCGGCGAAGAAATCGGTTGGCGAGGCTATTTATTGCCCAAGCTAATGGATAAGTTCAGCCCTCGGCTATCGGTCATCATTTCCGGTGCCATCTGGGGACTATGGCACGCACCCGTTATTGCCATGGGCCATAATTACGGACTTGATTATCCCTTTTTTCCATGGCTCGGCATCTTTGCCATGATTCTCTGGTGCATTGTTTTAGCCGCTTTCTTTTCATTTGTTACCATCAAAACAAAGAGCTGGCTACCAGCTTCTATCGCCCATGGCTCAGTTAACAGTTTCGCTTCAATCTCAGTTTTTTTTACCATCGGTGATGTCAGCCCCTTTATTGGGCCATTGCCAGTGGGTATTGTTGGTGGGGCTGGTGTGATCCTACTTGGGATTATCAGCTTTATCAAACTGGGTAAAGAACAGACTGACCTGACTTTTTAAAATTTTAGTAATCAAAAGTGATTACCATCGTTCCCTTTTCTTTGGTTTAATCATCACGAGAATAATGCCAATCCATATTTATTTACAATCATATGGATTGGCATTTAATATTTGAAAAACTATGTATAAAAAAAGCGCCTTGCCCAAGCTATCGATTGCCTTTATACAACTATCAAAGAGCATTGATGCTATTCAGACATACTTGCTTATGTACATGATTCTTCTATAAATTTTTCAATCTCCAGATTTACCTGACTGGGATTATCGCCATTGGAAAAATGAGCGGCATTTTTTATAATGTGTAGAGGATATCCTGTTCTCCTGGCCCAGTCTTGGTTATATTGCCGGACTTTTCCGGTTTTATCTGAATCTCCCAGAAGTAGAAGAACCGGACATTGAAAACTCATATCTTTATTTTCACGGGCAAAATTACCATAGGCTATATCCATCTGTTCGATGATTTCATCTTTGGTGAATGGTTTAAGCATTGCAAGCATTTTATGATAGGAATATTCAGTATTAGAAACGGATTTGGCCATATTTTCTCTTAGAACTCGATCCGGGTATAGTTTTGCCAGGGGTGCAACCCGTTTTAGCCACCATAAATCTGATTTAGAATAATATTCAAGACCAAACGGGGTGGTATCAAGCATCACCAATTTTTCTACACTTTGGGGATAGCGGCTGGCAAATTCCTGACAGGGATAGCCACCCATTGACATCCCCACTAGAATAGCTTGCTCAATACCTTCGCGATTAAGAATTGTTTTTAGTGCTACTGCTGTGTTTTCATAAGAGAAATTGCTGTAGGGCCTTGATAATCCATGCAGCGGCACATCCCAGGTTATTACTGTACAGCTTTTTTCAAAATACTCAACCTGTTTTTCAAACATGGTATGATCAGCTGTCAGACCATGGGTAAAAAGAAGGCAGGGCGCCTCTTTAACAGCGCTTTTGCTGATCCAGTAATGGACAGTACCGTTGTCGGTTTGAATCTCTTTATGTTCTTGATTCATAACATTCTCCCCCTAAAAATTAAAACAAGTGATTATGTCACCCATTTTCACAGTATAACACATTCACTTGTTCTCAATTGAATTATTTAGTTGTTCTTATTTACCGCTTTTACCGGCCATGCTTCAATATATCCGCGATAGCCCATCGGTACCAGCTGGAACCTCGGCGCAGACTCCTGGTCCCACTCATAACCATATAGTGTTGGATCATATGATTTCACATGCGCCCACATCTCTTTGATCGCTTCCTCAAAATGATTATCATCATAGGGTTCACCCTGAAAAACCATCATTGTACATGGGGGAAGCTGAATCAATTCGTAACCATCAGGAATCTGATTGGAATAATCCAGCGGTAACTCAACCCCCTGGACATATCGGGAAGTCCCATCCGGTATAAGGTGTTTTGGCAACCACATTCCGATGGGTTCATAGAGTGCTTCCTTAACACTGCACAGCACCGACCAGATTTCACATCCGACTTCCTCACAATAGTCAAAATAATCTTCAGCTTTGATTCCCCGTTTTATGAGCAACTTCCGTGCCGGTCTTTCAATCATCTGAACAAAAACCGTTTTCGTTTTTTGAGCTTCATTCATTTGATTACCTCCTTTGTTCATAAACTGATAGGTATCGAAAACTTTCTGAGGCATAAACAGAGCAATCGGCGGCGTCTTTTTTCCATATAAACTGGGAGACATCCCAAATTCTCTTGAAAAAGCCCGGGTGAATCCCTCATGCGAGTCAAACACAAAATCCAATGCAACATCAATAATCTTGACTTCCTGATCTCTCAATCTAAGAGCCGCTACTGTAAGCCTTCGCGCTCGGATATAGTCAAAAGGTGCTTTCCCAGTTATTTCCTTAAATCGCCTGGCTGCATACCATGGTGAATATCCTGCTTCATTAGCTAAGTCCTTTAAAGTAATTCTTTGATTCAGATGCCCTTCAATATAATCCTGCATTCTCTGTACAGCTCGAAAAATCTCTTCCTCATCCACTTTTCTCACCTCCTGAACAGATTATAAACTATTTACGCTAAGTCTTCTTGACAATCCTTGCGCTTCCAGTCTTTTCTTATCAAGTTAAGGGCCCTATTATCCACTCTAAACAAAACATCAAAATATCAACTGTTATTTTAAGTCAACTATTTTTTATTACGCAGCTTTAGTCGTGTTACGACCACTTTCTTTTGCAAAGTACAAAGCCTCATCAATTTTTTTTATCAGCCTTTCAAAACTGTTGACCTGACATTCTGGGATAGATGTATAACCAATACTGCAAGTAACCATAATTTGAAATTCGCCATAACTTACTTTCAATTCATTGACTACCCGTCTAATTTTTTCAGCAATCAGCTCTGTATCTTTTTGTGAGGCTCCAGGTAAAACAATAATGAATTCCTCACCGCCATAGCGCATTAAATTATCCCCTTCACGAAGTAATTCCTTTAGCTGTTTAGTGAAGGTAACTAACACACGATCCCCTGCCAGATGTCCGTACTGATCATTGATTCTTTTAAAATGATCCAGATCCAGCATCATAATTCCCATTGGAATATTCGTCCGGGCACTTCTTGCATACTCTTCACGAAGCCTATCCATCCCAAAACGACGATTAAGTACACCGGTTAATGGGTCGATCGCTGCTAGCTTTTGGACCTGTTCATGAATAATTGCGTTATGTAGTGCTAAAGACAGAGCTCTCAAATTAAGACGCACTTTATCGAGTTCAAATTCATCAAATTTTTGAGATGAAACAACCAGACATACACCAAGACTACTGCCATTAAAGGCTAATGGCTCGATACATGCAGAAG
This genomic interval from Eubacteriaceae bacterium ES3 contains the following:
- a CDS encoding helix-turn-helix transcriptional regulator gives rise to the protein MNALNIGKNILDKRRKRGITQEELAHFLGVSKASVSKWETQQSYPDILLLPELSAFFNISIDELLGYAPQMTSQDIKKAYRQLAEDFAVKPFEVVYASCQKLIKEYYSCFPLLNEMALLLINHHMLIEDAEKRKAILNEAVNLCQRVKTESDDLQHMKEAINLEATAYLMLSEPHAVLDLLGETVSLLPLDTEMISKAYELLGNIPKAKEILQISMYQHLIILVGTAPSYLMMHTDEPEKFEEILSRTLDLSKIYNLESLHPNTMAQVYYTAAHHYAVHQKKELSLKMLAAYASVCQSNFFPFSIHGDDYFDQIDGWFEELKISTSAPRSDAVIIDSMVESLLHNPAFEPLKNEKEFKKIVLQFKNLKGEKK
- a CDS encoding GGDEF domain-containing protein, with product MKLSKSIFRDLSIYMIGFGVLIGIVFPLFTILFGIDPQIAFSPIFVFACIIAGALVGFVNIFLTKIIVKKQMTVMAEKMEMIKNKFTKAAQGFEVEQCDITSCHLDTSSMDVFGNNAQNFNSLVDTLSITMSAQQLNSLLEKNAISNQALIQIMKSTTAEAGAIFLELDGALSVSASFGLTDPESLSKNKILLSVAADYRSVYLEYPEDMKMDGIITKFQPASACIEPLAFNGSSLGVCLVVSSQKFDEFELDKVRLNLRALSLALHNAIIHEQVQKLAAIDPLTGVLNRRFGMDRLREEYARSARTNIPMGIMMLDLDHFKRINDQYGHLAGDRVLVTFTKQLKELLREGDNLMRYGGEEFIIVLPGASQKDTELIAEKIRRVVNELKVSYGEFQIMVTCSIGYTSIPECQVNSFERLIKKIDEALYFAKESGRNTTKAA
- a CDS encoding AraC family transcriptional regulator, encoding MDEEEIFRAVQRMQDYIEGHLNQRITLKDLANEAGYSPWYAARRFKEITGKAPFDYIRARRLTVAALRLRDQEVKIIDVALDFVFDSHEGFTRAFSREFGMSPSLYGKKTPPIALFMPQKVFDTYQFMNKGGNQMNEAQKTKTVFVQMIERPARKLLIKRGIKAEDYFDYCEEVGCEIWSVLCSVKEALYEPIGMWLPKHLIPDGTSRYVQGVELPLDYSNQIPDGYELIQLPPCTMMVFQGEPYDDNHFEEAIKEMWAHVKSYDPTLYGYEWDQESAPRFQLVPMGYRGYIEAWPVKAVNKNN
- a CDS encoding alpha/beta hydrolase produces the protein MNQEHKEIQTDNGTVHYWISKSAVKEAPCLLFTHGLTADHTMFEKQVEYFEKSCTVITWDVPLHGLSRPYSNFSYENTAVALKTILNREGIEQAILVGMSMGGYPCQEFASRYPQSVEKLVMLDTTPFGLEYYSKSDLWWLKRVAPLAKLYPDRVLRENMAKSVSNTEYSYHKMLAMLKPFTKDEIIEQMDIAYGNFARENKDMSFQCPVLLLLGDSDKTGKVRQYNQDWARRTGYPLHIIKNAAHFSNGDNPSQVNLEIEKFIEESCT
- a CDS encoding EAL domain-containing protein — encoded protein: MKILAVDDSATDRYLIQNILSDYQLVMAADGLDGLQKLFEDDEIRLIILDLNMPVMDGFQMLKSMKSNPRYKDMRVIILSSFDEIENELAGLKLGAVDYIRKPIHPETLRVRIDIHVQLLEIQKTLEERVYNQGLTFDIMFEQSPIGVAISDSNQMEKEIALPVFDIMNPMFEQIIGRVVKEARQVDWKKITHPDDRQEEQENFRLLSAGQTERYSMEKRYFRPDGSIVWVFMVVASLNVLGESGRRYVCLAQDITKRKEAENALAESERSKSVLLSHLPGLAYRCDFVPDWTMRFVSQGCLKLTGYPVESLLNNRDVTYNEIIAPEYREPVWNECVRCAQEHISFKFEYEILTASGKRKWVLEVGEAIFNDQDEAYAFEGIVIDISERKVVENKLKYNYEHDINTGLYNRAALEALLENDWHESHQEKRAVISINLNTVQSLSVVYGHHYTLDLIKQVAEILKPFSSDNYLLFSTYVDRFAFYVRGYRDKQELLRFCEKIAEDLKAFLISERLGGGIGIIEINDDKRWNTERLLKNLLITSENAVRLQEFAIRFYDDQVEKQIEREKEIERTLNRIINKDLHAEFSLDFQPILDLETGQVCGFESLARMNSLNLGRVAPLDFIPISEKTKLIVPLGYKIFEMAFRFLKIIEAQGYTELRIGVNVSIIQFREKGFIKGLFKLVEEMEINPQMITIEITESFFESDFNAMNKILMALMEAGFKISIDDFGTGYSTLSREQDLNVNYLKIDKSFVDKLMTSPPEKVIIAEIISMAHKQRHHVVAEGVEYETQRELLKKFGCDMIQGYLVSKPLSEMDALAFLKKIEFDKNSSQKSC
- a CDS encoding zinc-ribbon domain-containing protein, producing MNNGWKLIDKESEGMKMGRICPNCQNEVESDAHFCTQCGYKFNEENGNAENSQPVHQENVPVTNEKPSGNSNKALIIVVSIVGALILIGVGILVALRLTEGFMTNPETKDEQESETSAVVLQLPTYSLPGGPIPENRQW
- a CDS encoding CPBP family intramembrane metalloprotease, producing the protein MKRIYIFLGICFALTWSLEFFMMANGGLSSTFGLLMLSAVMLIPAISTILTRLITKEGFKNFGIRPHLKGNVRWYLSAWFLPSILIGLGAILYFLIFPEHFDPTMSQMVSQYEAQGVALPEGSMTALFISQLAMGLLLGPALNIITTSGEEIGWRGYLLPKLMDKFSPRLSVIISGAIWGLWHAPVIAMGHNYGLDYPFFPWLGIFAMILWCIVLAAFFSFVTIKTKSWLPASIAHGSVNSFASISVFFTIGDVSPFIGPLPVGIVGGAGVILLGIISFIKLGKEQTDLTF
- a CDS encoding FN3 associated domain-containing protein produces the protein MVINKPEGQNISLYYSIDGSTPSEQSIKYESPVIISSNTTLRSIAIDESGNKSEVKTAEYVIAAVQTPVVETPVVDTTASERAIFEDNIRGTWVVDDGSGYLIYYDFYDGYFYAGDGGAYGYEGSYTFSIESGTNGTIGTVYGGGQTMYIDCNPMGDNAIYINGYYASYVTY